In Phycisphaerae bacterium RAS2, the DNA window CTTCACGTCCTCTTCGCGCGGGGCGCCGCCCATGTCGCCGATGCCGTAGTAGTGGTAGTCGGCCCAGAGGCCGTATTTATCGCCATTTGTCGTGATACGCTCGGCCCACTCCGTGCTCTCGTGCACGGGCCCCTCGATCGCCCCGACGTACGGCCCCGGGTCCAGCGCCGCGATCACGCCGCGCCCGTCCGGCCCCTCCCACACGCCGACTTTGAACGGAATGCCGACGGCCGACCCCCACGTCAGTTTCTGCGTGGAGAAGCCGATCAATCCGCAATGCGCCCAGATCGACGGCAGCGACGCGGGGAAGCCGAAGCAGTCCGGCAGCATGAAATCGACGCTCTCCTTGCCGAACTCACGACGGAAATACAGGTTGCCGTAAAGCACCTGCCGGATAATCGCCTCGGCCGACGGCACGTTCACATCGCCCTCATCGACCGACGATCCGCTGACGTACCACCGCCCGGCAGCGATGTACTTTTTCAATTTCTCGAAATGCTCCGGGTAGTACTCCTTCATCATCTCGTAGCGCACGCTGCCGGTGAAGTTGAAGACGTACTCGGGGTACTTCTCGATGAGCTTGAAGTTCCCTTCCAGCGTGTCACGGATGTACTGGTCGATGGTCTGGCAGAAGTCCCAGCGCCATTGTGTGTCGAGGTGCGCGTAGCCGATGCAATACAGCACGCGGTCTTTCGAGAGGTCGTAGCGCGGGGCAGGCTCGCGCGACGATTCGGCGATGGCTGGCGCCAGAGCGGCGAACGTTGCAAACAGAAATGCGAACGCACGGTGATGAGCCGATGAGCCGCCTGTTGTTCGAATGGTCTCGTCGGAATTCATGGTAGCACCTCGATGAGAATGGACCGGATTGTATCCGATGCCGCGGCATTGGGATCAGTCGCAGGGTGGACGTTGCCCACCACCCATCCAACTTGCGATAGAATGCCCGCGCATGCCACCGCGCGCCTCCGGACCACGTCAGGCCGACCCCATCGCAGAACCGTCGCGTAGGGCCACTCGCGCCGCACGGTGGATGCCGCTTCTGGTGATCGCCGTCGGCATCGCCGCATACTGGAACAGCTTCGCGGGCGTGTTCATCTTCGACGACGAGCACGCCATCGTGCGAAACCGGTACATCAAATCGCTCTGGCCGCTGACCGATGCGATGTCGGCTCCACCACAGTCCAGCGTCTCGGGCAGGCCGATCGTGGCGCTGACGCTTGCGGTGAATTACGCCCTGGGTGGACTGAATCCGTGGGGCTACCACCTGTTCAACCTGGTCGTGCACTTGTTCACGGGGCTGGCGCTGTATGGCGTTGCGCTGGAGACGTTCCGGCGCGGAGAGAATGAATCAGGGAATGAAACCAAGTACGGAATCAAGCTGAAGGGAACAGGGAACAGTGAGCAGAGTACAGAGAGATTCGAGGCAAGCCGTCGTACTGAACACTGGCCACTGACCCCTGACCACTCCCCTGTACTGGCCGGCATCGTCGCGATGATCTGGCTGGTGCATCCGCTTCAAACGGAAAGCGTCACCTACATCATTCAACGAGCCGAAGCAGTCATGGGGCTGTTCTACTTCGCGACGCTTTACTTCGCGATTCGCGCCATGGCAACCTCCCGCCCAATCGGCTGGCAGCTTGCGGCGGTCCTCGCGTGCGCATTGGGCATGGCCAGCAAGGAGGTCATGGCGACCGCGCCGATCCTCGTCGCGCTCTACGATCGCGTTTTTGTGTCTTCAACGTGGCGCGAAGTCTTCGCCCGGCGCAAGGGCTTCTACGCCGCGCTCTTCGGCACCTGGATCATCCTCGGCGCGATCGTGGCCGGCGCGCCGCGCTCCGACTCCGCCGGTTTCGGCCTGACGGAGATGACGCCCGTCACCTACATGCTGATGCAGTTCAACGCCGTGCTGTTGTACCTGCGTCTTTCGTTCTGGCCCGCGACGCTCTGCCTCGACTACTGGGCGCCGCCCATCGACTCGCGCGGCGAAGCCCTCGCACAGGGCGCGCTGATCGCCGTCCTGCTCGCGGGAACGTTCTGGCTGCTCGCGCGGCGGCCGCGCATCGGCTACTGGTGCTTCTGGACTTTCGCCGTGCTCGCGCCGACTTCCACGTTCATCCCGATCGCCGACCCGATCTTCGAACACCGCATGTACGTGCCGCTCGCGGGACTGGTGATGGCGGCGGTGGCGTGCTGCCACGGCTGGTTTCGGCGACTGCCGACGTCGCAAGCGAGAACGGTCGGCCTGGCTCTCGCCGTAGTCACGATTCTCGCGCTCACGGCGCGCACGGTCGCTCGCAATCGCGATTATCACGACGCGAAAGTGATGTGGGAAAAGGTGCTGGCGTATCGCCCGCGCAACCCCCGCGCGTGGGCCAACTTGAGCGAAATCCACCTCCAGCGCGGCGATCCCGCGGCGGCACTGGCCGCATGCGAACGCGCGTTTGAAGTCGCCCCGCACTATCACGATGCGTACAAGCACCTGGCGCGCAGCCTCGTCGAGATGGGCCGCGTCCCCGAAGCCATCGAGACCTACCAGCGCGCGCTGCGCGACAAGCCCGGCGATTACCAGGTGCTGACCAATCTCGGCGAGGCGCTGGTCCGCGTCGGCCGCAACGAGGAGGCGCTCGACGCCTTCAAGAAGGCCATCGTTGCGAACGGGGCGGAGCCGTTGCCGCATTTCAATCTCGGTCGCACGCTGCAGATGCTGGGGCGCGCGGGCGAGTGCATCGAGCCGTATCGCGCCTGCCTCGCCATCGAGCCGGATCATCGCGACGCGCTGGCCAATCTCGCCGCCGCGCTGGGCGCGGTCGGGAAACTCGACGAGAGCGAGGCCCAGTTCGCCGAATTGCTGCGCCGATTTCCCGACGATGCCGCCATTCTGTACAGCCGCGCGGTCGCGCGTGCGCGCGGCGGCAAGCGCGACGCAGCGATGGAAGACTACCGCCGCGTCGTCGCGCTGGATGCCAAACATGCCGACGCGCGATGCAATCTGGGCGTGCTGCTGAAGGACGCCGGCCGCACCGATGAAGCCATCGCCATGTTTCAGTCTGCCATCGCCGCGGACGCCCGCCACGTTCCCTCGCTGTACAATCTTGGCGCGACGTACGCAACACTCCAGCGCTATGCCGATGCCGTCGCGGCCTTCGACGCGGCACTGAAGATCGATCCGAACCACCCGCCCAGCCGCCAGGCGCTGGCCGCCACGCGCGCGTTGATGAACGCTGGTAAACCGGGCGGATAGCCGCGCGTGCGAGTCCATTCCATACACAATTGGTACCGCCATGCATTGGCGCAATTCGGTGCATCCTTGCGACGATTCCCCGCGAGACGTAGATTGAGCGGCCCGGCAGGCGGACCCGACAACCGCCAAGCCGGCCTACCTGGAGCGAAACCATGTACGCGGAGCGGATGAAGCGCCTTGCCGTGGCGATGAAGAACGCGAACCTCGATGCGCTCTTCGTCTCCAACCAGAAAAACATTCAATACCTCACGGGCATCCGTGCCATGATGGCGGGCAATGTCCAGCCGTTCGGCGATCCGGAAGGCTTCTGCGTCATCCGCAATGGCCAGTGCGAGGTGCTTTGCGACGGGCGGTATTTCGCCGAGGTCGATGCGCACGACGGCGTGTCGGCTCGATTGCTGAATGCGCCGGTCAGCGCAAAGGAAATCGCCATGCGGCTGCGCGAGTCGCTAGGCGGCGCAGCCAAACGCATCGGCTACGAGAGCGACGCCCTGACCTATGCCGACGCGCGCGACATCATGGCCCTGACGCCGGAATTGACGTGGGAGCCAGCCGAGAGGGTAGTGACGAGTTTGCGGCATAGTAAGGGCACGGACGAGATCGCGCTGCTTCGCAAGGCCCAGAAGATCACGTCGGACTGCTTTGAGCACATCTGCGGCTGGATTCGAGTCGGAATGAGCGAGCGCGACGTGGCGTTTGAGATCGACAGCTACCTGCGCAAGAACAGCGAGGGCAGCTCGTTCAACCCCATCGTGGCATTCGGCGAAACCGGCTGCCACCCGCACTACACGCCCTCACCGACGCGCAAACTCAAGAACGGCCAGATGGTGCTGCTGGATTTCGGCGCGATCCACCACGGCTACTGCGGCGACCTGACGCGCATGCTTGTGATGGGCAAAGCGAACAAGCGGCATCACGAGGTGTATGACCTCGTGCTGGCGGCGCAGCAGAAATGCCTCGACGGAATTCGCGCGGGGATGAAGTGCCACGATGTCGACGCGCTTTGCCGCGATTTCTTCCACACGAAGGGCTGCGATGAGGCCTTCAAACACGGCACCGGTCACGGCGTAGGGCTGGCGATTCACGAACCGCCCACGCTGAAGCGCACCGTGGAAGCGATTCTCCAACCGGGCATGGTCGTGACCGTCGAGCCGGGGCTGTACTACGAAGGCTGGGGCGGCGTGCGGATC includes these proteins:
- a CDS encoding putative peptidase, which encodes MYAERMKRLAVAMKNANLDALFVSNQKNIQYLTGIRAMMAGNVQPFGDPEGFCVIRNGQCEVLCDGRYFAEVDAHDGVSARLLNAPVSAKEIAMRLRESLGGAAKRIGYESDALTYADARDIMALTPELTWEPAERVVTSLRHSKGTDEIALLRKAQKITSDCFEHICGWIRVGMSERDVAFEIDSYLRKNSEGSSFNPIVAFGETGCHPHYTPSPTRKLKNGQMVLLDFGAIHHGYCGDLTRMLVMGKANKRHHEVYDLVLAAQQKCLDGIRAGMKCHDVDALCRDFFHTKGCDEAFKHGTGHGVGLAIHEPPTLKRTVEAILQPGMVVTVEPGLYYEGWGGVRIEDMVVITERGHTNLTTCPKKLREIGVRASGGAKRSPAKRASKKRGATKRTGGKSRGKK
- the yrrB_8 gene encoding TPR repeat-containing protein YrrB, which encodes MPLLVIAVGIAAYWNSFAGVFIFDDEHAIVRNRYIKSLWPLTDAMSAPPQSSVSGRPIVALTLAVNYALGGLNPWGYHLFNLVVHLFTGLALYGVALETFRRGENESGNETKYGIKLKGTGNSEQSTERFEASRRTEHWPLTPDHSPVLAGIVAMIWLVHPLQTESVTYIIQRAEAVMGLFYFATLYFAIRAMATSRPIGWQLAAVLACALGMASKEVMATAPILVALYDRVFVSSTWREVFARRKGFYAALFGTWIILGAIVAGAPRSDSAGFGLTEMTPVTYMLMQFNAVLLYLRLSFWPATLCLDYWAPPIDSRGEALAQGALIAVLLAGTFWLLARRPRIGYWCFWTFAVLAPTSTFIPIADPIFEHRMYVPLAGLVMAAVACCHGWFRRLPTSQARTVGLALAVVTILALTARTVARNRDYHDAKVMWEKVLAYRPRNPRAWANLSEIHLQRGDPAAALAACERAFEVAPHYHDAYKHLARSLVEMGRVPEAIETYQRALRDKPGDYQVLTNLGEALVRVGRNEEALDAFKKAIVANGAEPLPHFNLGRTLQMLGRAGECIEPYRACLAIEPDHRDALANLAAALGAVGKLDESEAQFAELLRRFPDDAAILYSRAVARARGGKRDAAMEDYRRVVALDAKHADARCNLGVLLKDAGRTDEAIAMFQSAIAADARHVPSLYNLGATYATLQRYADAVAAFDAALKIDPNHPPSRQALAATRALMNAGKPGG